Genomic window (Leptolyngbya sp. 'hensonii'):
GGCAGAACATCAGGCTGATCTGGCGACTCAGCAATTGCGGGAAAGTAATGAGTTGCTCAGGCGCAAGGATCAGGAACTGGAGGAACAACGACAACAAATCTTCCTGCAACATCTAAAACTCCTGGAAGTGTCCTGGCTTAAATCTCAGTTCCTGGCTACCCTTTCCCATGAAATTCGGACGCCCCTCCATGCCATGATTGGTTTTTCTCAGGTGTTGTTGCGTCCGGGCAAAGAGACCTTGTCTCCCCAACAGCGCAGTATGCTCGGGCGCATTTTGAGTAACGGGAAGCAATTGCTGGAAATGCTCAACAATATTCTGGACTTCTCCAAAATGGAGGCCGGTTGGTTGGAGATCAAACCCCAACCTTTTAACGTGATCCAGGTCGTCCACAGGACTATCTCTGGGTTGCGATCGCTGGCGGTGCGGAAAAATCTGGATCTGCGACTCAAGATTCAAGTGCAAAATCCCCAGATTACCAATGACCCCAATCGACTGCGTCAGGTGCTGGAAAATCTCCTTTCCAATGCCATCAAGTTCACCGATGCTGGTTGGGTCTCGATTGAAATTGCAGAGTTTGCACCTGAGTGGATTGCCATTACCATCCGGGATACGGGGATTGGCATTGCCCCTTCCCATCTCCAGCAAATCTTTGAGCCATTCCGGCAGGCTGATCAGACCATCACCCGTCGGTATGCCGGGGCTGGTTTAGGGTTGGCTGTGAGTGATGCGTTGACTCAAATGATGCAGGGCAGGATTACAGTGGAAAGTGAGTTAGGTCAGGGCTCAGCTTTTCGCATAGAGTTACCCCGCCAGATTGTCCCCCTGGCGGATGGAGGCTCTGCAACCCGAGCACCCTTAAGTGTGCGTTCCAATCCTGAATACGGTTCATCATGAGAGTAAAGGGGTGAATATGAGTGAAGCTACGGCTAGAAGCAGTTTTATCCCCTCAACAGTCCCTTCGATCGATCGGGTTCTGGCCGTAGATGACACAGAAGATAATCTGGTTTTGCTGGAAACGATTCTGGCTGATGAGGGCTACGAAATTTCCCTGGCCAGGGATGGGTTAACAGCGCTGGCTTTGGTAGAACCGTTGACCCCAGATCTGATTCTGTTGGATGTGATGATGCCCGAAATGGATGGGTATGAAGTCACCCGCCGCATTCGCAAGAACCTCAAGTTGCCGTACATTCCCATTTTGCTGATTACGGCCCATGACCAGTCCAGTGTGGTCTATGGGTTGGATGCTGGTGCCGACGATTTTATCCGCAAACCTTTTGATACGGATGAGTTGCTGGCCCGGGTCCGATCGCTGCTGCGGCTGAAACACAGCATCGATGAACGGGAAGCCATGGTTCGTCAACGGGAAGACTTTGTATCCCGCTTGACCCATGATCTTCGAACTCCCCTGGTGGCTGCCGATCGGATGCTGACCCTGGTGCAACAGGAGATCTTTGGCCCTGTTTCAGCCGAGATGCGGGAAACCCTGGCTGTTTTGATGCGTAGTAACCAGAATTTATTGCAAATCGTCAATACCCTGTTGGAGGTCTACCGTTACGAATCCGGGTATAAAGCGCTGACCTTCTCTCCCTGCAATTTGTGGGAACTGATCCAGGAAGTGATCCAGGAACTGAGCCCGCTGGCGCAGGAGAAGGGGTTGACCCTGGGTGTGACGCTGCAATCGGGAACGGAGACTCCAAAGGGAAACAATAAAGGCCAGGAGCAAAACAATATCGTTACGGGCGATCGACTAGAATTACGACGGGTTTTGACGAATCTCATTGGTAATGCCATCAAGTTTACCGATCGGGGCCAGATCCAGGTCCGTCTGATGGCTCCAATCCGTCAGGCGGCTTCAACCAGCCAGCCCATGGTGACGCTGGAGATTGCGGATACAGGCGCTGGTATTCCCAAAGAGGATCAGGAGATTTTGTTCGAGCGGTTTCGTCAGGGCAAGGATCGGCGATCGGGCAGTGGTCTGGGGCTGTATCTCTCACGGCGAATTGTAGAGGCCCATCAGGGCACAATCAGTGTTACCTCCGAACTGGGGCAGGGAAGCACCTTTAAGGTCTGCCTGCCAGTAGGTCCACTCGGATAAGTCCAGCCAGGAGAGGATATCTTTGCCAGTCCAATGGGACACGATTAATCCCATCCCAGGGCTATTTTGATCTGCTCCACCAGGGTCATCGGATCAAACGGCTTGGCAATGAAGAATTGCATGCCTAATTCGTGAAACCGCTGTCGATCGCTGGCCTGGACCTTGGCGGTCAGCAAAATCACCGGGATGGCGCAGGTTCGTGGATTGGCCTGTAAATGTTTGAACACAACAGTGCCATCCATATCAGGCAGCATGACATCTAGCAAAATGGCGTCGGGTTGTTCCCTCTCAGCCATCTTTAACCCCTCCTGACTCGAAGCAGCAGCAAGTACGTCCATCTGTCCCAGAGTTCGCAAGCAAGCCTCAGTCACTTCACGAATGTCATCTTCGTCATCAATAATCAGAATCCGTTTTCGGATTGAGGAGATGCTCATTTCATATCAATTGGCATTGTGATTGCAACATAGACTTCGTAGCTGGAGGCGTTACAGGCAACTCACAGCCCAAAGAATGGGCATTATCGGGTTAGAACTGTTGGTAAGGCCAAGAAAAAGGTACTGCCTTCTCCCAGGGTACTCTTTACCCACAGACTGCCAAGGTGCTGCTGCACGATCGTACGGCAAATCGCTAGCCCCAACCCGGTTCCTCCTCTCTGGCGAGAATCAGAGGCATCAACCTGTTGAAACCGGCCAAAGATGCTTTCCAACTTATCTGCAGGGATACCCCGACCCTGATCTTGTACGGTGAAGAGAACCGACTCCGACAAGAAAGGGGACATCGTGCGATCGGTCTGAGCATGGTACGGCTCCACCTTCACCCAGATAGTACTGCCAGGGGGCGAAAATTTGATCGCGTTACTCAGTAAGTTGGTCAGTACCTGAATGATGCGATCGGGATCAGCCCAGAAAGTCAGAGGTTGAGAGGTGGCTGAGAGGGTCACTTCAGCCTTATCGGCCATGGCTTGCATCAGTTCTATAGATTGGGTAATCAGCTCAGCAGCATTGCAATTCTGCCGAACCAGATCCATCTGGCCTGATTCCAGGCGTTCTAGATCCAGAAAATCATTGATCAGGCGCACCAGTCGATCGGTATTACTGACGGCAATTTCCAGCATACGCTGGCCCATGGGCGGCAATTGCCCTATGGCGCTGGTCAGCAACAACCCCAGGGAGCCTCGAATGGAGGTCAGGGGAGTCCGCAGTTCGTGACTGACAACGGAAATGAACTCATTCTTCATGCGCTCGATCGCCTGCTGTTCACTGATATCTCTGGCGATGAGAGAAATGCCCATCATGCGACCTAGGGAATCTTTGAGGGGAGAAATAGTGAGAAAAACATCGATCATCCGACCTATTTTTGTCTGATGCATCGATCGGCAACCATCGAACTGTTCCAGCAGTTGCTGTTCATCCAACGGAAATGGAGTCGGTTGGGCATCGGCAGGGTAAAGCAGGTGATACAGATTCTGCCCTTCGGCTTCAGCGGCAGTATAGCCGTACATCCGCTCAGCTCCAGGATTCCAGCTCAGGATCTGGCCCTCGATCGTGGTGCTGAGGATGGCATCATTGGAGGATTCGACAATTGCAGCCAATTGATGCAGGGATTCCTCAACTTGCCGACGTTGAATAAATTGCCCGATCTGGCTGCCAATGGCAGTCATAACTCCCAAGCGACCCCGATCAGCCGGCTGGGTCTGTTGACTGAAAAAGATGAGAATACCCAAGACCTTACTGCCTGCTCGCACGGGCACCCCACAGGCGGCATGTAAGCCATCCTGAACTGCTGCCTGAGCCTGTAAGAAATCTGGAGCGGTGGCGACATCATCAATCCAGATGGATTGTGGACTTTCCCACACCTGTCCTGGTAGCCCTATTCCCCGATGTAAGTGAGTGGCGGTTGTGGCGGCCCGGTAATTCGGAAATGTGTTCTCAGACCCATGCCAATCACAGACCCAATCCAGGCGATCGGCATCCTGGTTGATTAACCACAGTTCCCCTAAACTCCAGTTCAGCCACTGACAAATCGTTTCTAGGATGCGGGAGGTCGCTTCATTTAGGGTTGCTGATTCTGCCAGCACCAGCGTGACTCCATGCTGAACCCCCATCAGCTTCCCGGCCTCAATCCGCTCTGCCATTTCGCTCTGCAGCCGAGCATTGGTTGCTGTGAGCTCTGCCGTTCGCTGTTGCACCTGGATTTCCAATTCTTCATAGGCTTGCAGCAAGGCGGCTTCAGCCTGTCGTTTCTCTCGTCGAATCTGCGCTTCTCGTAATTCTCGCTCGATCGCTGGAGCCAGGCGAGCCAGATGCCCTTTCAAGAGATAGTCATGGGCCCCCGCCTTCATCATGGCAATGGCGGTTTCTTCTCCGACCACCCCTGAAACGATGATGAAGGGCAAATCCAACCCTTGAGATTTCATCAACTGCAGAGCAGCTCCTGCACTAAAGTCGGGGAGGGAATAATCTGAAATAATCAGATCCCAGGATTGCTTCTCCAGTGCTACACTCATGGCTGCTGCTGTTTCAACCCGCTCCGCTGTCACAGCGTAACCAGCCCGTCGCAACTCGTGCAACAGAAGTATCATGTCATCCTCTACATCTTCGACAACCAGAACATGTAGTGGCGTAACCATATGTTTAGCCTCATCAGAAAGATGGCCAGTACAGATATCTGGAGTAGTTTGCAAAAGAATTCACTTGTGAGCTACTCATTTAAGCTGGAACCCTGGGATTTGAGGAGGAGCCAAGCAGTCCTACTCTTGACGGTTGGCTTCTGACTTCCCTGCTGATATCGCTGCCTTGCATGAAATTAAGCGAATAGCACTGTTTTGGCCTCAACGTTAAAGTTACAACGAGAAAGAGAAAATCCTGTGAACAAAGTCTACAATTTGTTTCTATCAAGATGGTTTGACAGTAGGAAATTGCTGTAAGTTTTGAATGGACAGTCCAGGTTATTCCCGTCGTGCATCTAAGAGCTTTCACAATTGCTACCCTCCTTATCTTACTGGGGCTATCCCAAAGTGCCACGGTTAATCCCCTGCCCGTTCGGGTCGATCGCTGGTTAGCGGTACAACAGCTTTCTGGGGCTGTGGCCTACTATCGGAAGGGGAAGAAAGCTCAAACAGCTCGAATTGGCGATCGCCTAGAGCTGGTAGGAGATGGAATTAAAACTGCTCAGAGTTCTGGTGCCATGTTGCAGGTGGATACTAACATTGGCCAGGTTCTGGTGTTAGAGAATACGGCCCTAACACTCACGAAAGTGGGGCGAGCCCCTGATAACGGTCGGATTACGTACTTACAGGTAGACCAGGGACAGGTCCGGCTGAAATTGCGTCGCTTTACCCATCGGGGCTCCAAGCTAGAAATCCAGACTCCCGCTGGAATCAGTGGGGTGCGGGGAACA
Coding sequences:
- a CDS encoding ATP-binding protein — encoded protein: MMNGSLNILIVDDNAADRRALHHGFIQAEIQVTVYEAEDFETAIVLLQQYPFDGIFLSDRFPEHDGLALVNNIRHWGCQVPLVILMTEDKAQMGAKGMGVEAVEFLPRSGISPQRLAQTLRSAIRIYQAEHQADLATQQLRESNELLRRKDQELEEQRQQIFLQHLKLLEVSWLKSQFLATLSHEIRTPLHAMIGFSQVLLRPGKETLSPQQRSMLGRILSNGKQLLEMLNNILDFSKMEAGWLEIKPQPFNVIQVVHRTISGLRSLAVRKNLDLRLKIQVQNPQITNDPNRLRQVLENLLSNAIKFTDAGWVSIEIAEFAPEWIAITIRDTGIGIAPSHLQQIFEPFRQADQTITRRYAGAGLGLAVSDALTQMMQGRITVESELGQGSAFRIELPRQIVPLADGGSATRAPLSVRSNPEYGSS
- a CDS encoding HAMP domain-containing sensor histidine kinase; amino-acid sequence: MSEATARSSFIPSTVPSIDRVLAVDDTEDNLVLLETILADEGYEISLARDGLTALALVEPLTPDLILLDVMMPEMDGYEVTRRIRKNLKLPYIPILLITAHDQSSVVYGLDAGADDFIRKPFDTDELLARVRSLLRLKHSIDEREAMVRQREDFVSRLTHDLRTPLVAADRMLTLVQQEIFGPVSAEMRETLAVLMRSNQNLLQIVNTLLEVYRYESGYKALTFSPCNLWELIQEVIQELSPLAQEKGLTLGVTLQSGTETPKGNNKGQEQNNIVTGDRLELRRVLTNLIGNAIKFTDRGQIQVRLMAPIRQAASTSQPMVTLEIADTGAGIPKEDQEILFERFRQGKDRRSGSGLGLYLSRRIVEAHQGTISVTSELGQGSTFKVCLPVGPLG
- a CDS encoding response regulator, which encodes MSISSIRKRILIIDDEDDIREVTEACLRTLGQMDVLAAASSQEGLKMAEREQPDAILLDVMLPDMDGTVVFKHLQANPRTCAIPVILLTAKVQASDRQRFHELGMQFFIAKPFDPMTLVEQIKIALGWD
- a CDS encoding ATP-binding protein, which translates into the protein MVTPLHVLVVEDVEDDMILLLHELRRAGYAVTAERVETAAAMSVALEKQSWDLIISDYSLPDFSAGAALQLMKSQGLDLPFIIVSGVVGEETAIAMMKAGAHDYLLKGHLARLAPAIERELREAQIRREKRQAEAALLQAYEELEIQVQQRTAELTATNARLQSEMAERIEAGKLMGVQHGVTLVLAESATLNEATSRILETICQWLNWSLGELWLINQDADRLDWVCDWHGSENTFPNYRAATTATHLHRGIGLPGQVWESPQSIWIDDVATAPDFLQAQAAVQDGLHAACGVPVRAGSKVLGILIFFSQQTQPADRGRLGVMTAIGSQIGQFIQRRQVEESLHQLAAIVESSNDAILSTTIEGQILSWNPGAERMYGYTAAEAEGQNLYHLLYPADAQPTPFPLDEQQLLEQFDGCRSMHQTKIGRMIDVFLTISPLKDSLGRMMGISLIARDISEQQAIERMKNEFISVVSHELRTPLTSIRGSLGLLLTSAIGQLPPMGQRMLEIAVSNTDRLVRLINDFLDLERLESGQMDLVRQNCNAAELITQSIELMQAMADKAEVTLSATSQPLTFWADPDRIIQVLTNLLSNAIKFSPPGSTIWVKVEPYHAQTDRTMSPFLSESVLFTVQDQGRGIPADKLESIFGRFQQVDASDSRQRGGTGLGLAICRTIVQQHLGSLWVKSTLGEGSTFFLALPTVLTR
- a CDS encoding FecR domain-containing protein yields the protein MHLRAFTIATLLILLGLSQSATVNPLPVRVDRWLAVQQLSGAVAYYRKGKKAQTARIGDRLELVGDGIKTAQSSGAMLQVDTNIGQVLVLENTALTLTKVGRAPDNGRITYLQVDQGQVRLKLRRFTHRGSKLEIQTPAGISGVRGTEFGLIVQPQGKTSIATLTGSVLTTARGQSIPVNAGSQNFTIPGEPPTPSVPLREDTSLRSRFLFMIEGGVRKVRLVGQVDPVNAVIVAGVPTATDRNGQFSAVFLVPSKLRIDVIVITPLGKRQVHELSIP